A stretch of Coccidioides posadasii str. Silveira chromosome 2, complete sequence DNA encodes these proteins:
- a CDS encoding uncharacterized protein (EggNog:ENOG410PK2C~COG:S), translated as MNQMNMQGMHPAGGPVGGIPMMNTGSSAPRSDPNANPNVSPDHTMVVQLNTYIYDYFLKRGYIDCARALVKDSNVPMNTAAPSKSGHRDGEVNGVDPNAMVTDSNDDAKPKIPDDLPRPNLNGDMQQTSFLFDWFNLFWDVFWAQRKKGKSTDAMQYLQHTQNILRLRDHQQNQLYRHSQMMPSQFNMRMGNGMMRTNMQKSLMQANAPNMTPQQLAQLQQNKAQLMHHQMQREHSDIEMNGHRPQSPSSVENAPSPSKRPRLDGTQVNGQQMTPNGRAQSQGMPGQPNQQTNNLLMQHGINPRNLTPAQIHSLQAQNPSVQAKSLQGMPNGLMNPGVMPNQGEVMPLHDGQGMLPMQDYYAPNGQMAQMRPGMQTPGGQAGGGNHALQDYQMQLMLLEQQNKRRLMMARQEQDNMARADGQPGMVQPNLAPGTSPQGSRTGASPNPNEQMKRGTPKLPQTGLPGSPNVGDNMGQSRGSPASMNFAGGQMPPEMGGAAFFSMKPEGVVGPNGMRPPSSNPAFSGPQMTQPMDAMARPQPPGTANRMPAGNWQQTPQGQPMIPQPQQPGQGPPGGTPQERNAMPPPQAPAAGAGGRAQPPSPQPGTIAPPTPQQANKPAPKTKKDTKDNARKRPTKAKGPANTGNTAATPSSEAEPPPTPTPSTPITPVHPNSFNKPGPNANAPQPTSAPAPQAIGQQPPPQPAQQAPQAQPPQPQQQQSQPQQQPQQDPNLPFGDMNLPDTNNYNLDFTTLDNPDILENFDFDTFLNTDDPTTFAFEPGLSYPADGVEAGAGETM; from the exons ATGAACCAGATGAACATGCAGGGGATGCACCCCGCCGGAGGCCCAGTGGGTGGCATCCCCATGATGAACACAGGCTCTTCCGCTCCCCGTAGCGACCCTAATGCCAATCCGAACGTCTCCCCGGACCACACCATGGTCGTACAGCTTAACACCTACATCTACGATTACTTCCTCAAGCGTGGCTATATCGACTGCGCCAGAGCTCTCGTCAAAGATAGCAACGTCCCGATGAACACAGCCGCACCGTCAAAATCCGGCCACCGCGACGGTGAAGTTAATGGCGTCGATCCAAATGCGATGGTCACAGATTCAAATGATGATGCAAAACCAAAAATTCCCGACGATCTTCCACGGCCTAATCTGAACGGAGATATGCAGCAAACGTCTTTCCTTTTTGACTGGTTTAACCTCTTCTGGGATGTCTTTTGGGcgcagagaaagaaaggaaagagcACTGATGCGATGCAGTATCTTCAGCACACACAA AACATTCTTCGTCTCCGTGACCACCAGCAAAACCAGCTTTATCGCCACTCTCAAATGATGCCCAGTCAGTTTAATATGAGAATGGGGAATGGCATGATGCGAACGAATATGCAAAAGTCATTAATGCAGGCAAACGCTCCTAATAT GACTCCACAACAACTTGCGCAGCTGCAGCAAAATAAAGCTCAACTGATGCACCATCAGATGCAGCGCGAGCATTCGGACATTGAAATGAATGGGCATCGCCCTCAGTCACCCTCCTCTGTCGAGAATGCGCCCTCCCCGTCGAAACGACCTCGCCTTGATGGAACACAGGTTAATGGACAACAGATGACACCGAATGGTCGCGCGCAGTCACAAGGAATGCCGGGTCAGCCAAATCAACAGACCAATAATCTGTTGATGCAGCACGGGATCAACCCAAGAAATCTGACTCCGGCTCAAATCCATTCACTGCAAGCACAAAATCCATCGGTACAAGCAAAGTCTCTCCAG GGTATGCCAAACGGCTTAATGAATCCCGGTGTGATGCCAAACCAAGGCGAAGTCATGCCCCTACACGACGGTCAAGGAATGCTGCCGATGCAGGATTACTACGCACCGAACGGCCAGATGGCGCAGATGCGACCCGGAATGCAAACGCCCGGCGGACAGGCTGGTGGTGGGAACCACGCGCTTCAAGATTATCAAATGCAGCTGATGCTCTTGGAACAGCAAAATAAGCGTCGACTTATGATGGCTCGACAGGAGCAAGATAACATGGCCCGGGCTGATGGCCAGCCTGGAATGGTTCAGCCGAACCTGGCTCCGGGAACTTCTCCCCAGGGCAGTAGAACCGGTGCATCTCCAAATCCAAATGAGCAGATGAAGAGAGGCACGCCAAAGCTACCTCAAACTGGTCTCCCCGGTTCGCCAAATGTTGGGGATAATATGGGCCAAAGTCGTGGCTCGCCTGCATCAATGAATTTCGCTGGCGGGCAAATGCCCCCTGAGATGGGTGGAGCTGCGTTTTTCAGTATGAAACCCGAAGGGGTAGTTGGCCCCAACGGGATGCGGCCGCCAAGCTCGAATCCCGCATTCAGTGGTCCTCAAATGACACAGCCGATGGATGCGATGGCGCGTCCGCAACCGCCTGGGACAGCAAACAGAATGCCTGCCGGCAACTGGCAACAGACCCCGCAAGGCCAACCTATGATCCCGCAACCGCAACAGCCCGGTCAAGGTCCACCTGGTGGAACTCCTCAAGAGCGAAACGCAATGCCGCCACCTCAAGCTCCTGCTGCGGGCGCAGGTGGTCGAGCTCAACCACCTTCTCCTCAACCCGGCACTATTGCACCGCCGACTCCACAACAAGCGAACAAACCAGCTCCAAAGACGAAGAAAGACACCAAAGACAATGCGAGAAAG CGTCCCACAAAAGCCAAGGGCCCTGCAAATACAGGAAACACGGCTGCAACACCGTCATCCGAAGCGGAACCACCACCAACTCCTACGCCATCGACCCCAATCACCCCTGTGCATCCGAATTCATTCAACAAACCTGGCCCCAATGCTAATGCGCCGCAACCAACATCAGCACCAGCACCGCAAGCTATCGGGCAACAACCACCGCCTCAGCCGGCGCAACAAGCACCACAGGCCCAACCTCCACAACCTCAGCAGCAACAATCCCAACCGCAGCAGCAACCTCAACAGGATCCCAACCTACCTTTCGGTGATATGAATCTCCCAGAT ACCAATAACTATAATCTCGACTTCACCACCCTTGATAATCCTGATATCCTTGAAAATTTTGACTTTGA